One window of the Bradyrhizobium sp. NP1 genome contains the following:
- a CDS encoding OpgC domain-containing protein, protein MHDRTATPNSLVGALPELKAQGRDLRIDACRGIALWCIFLDHIPHNVASWLTFRNYGFSDAAEVFMFLSGVTCALAYGGALCSEGWPGVIGRTLRRSWDIYVAFLLLTIASAIMVYLAGGGDHADASNTRILFDQPGPTLARAAILLYRPVNADVLPIFVLLHLLFAPLLWLLLRWPNATLGASFALYVLVHLFGWAVPAWPANHWAFNPLAWQLLVVLGAWWIVTGKQARSWATSRPVLIVAALYLLFSLVIALGWRVATLHALIPQPLAGLFHPLDKSNLDPRRLLHFLAIVVLAESLVPRDWQGLKSPVMRGAIRCGQNSLPIYCIGVLMACASHMALVSISSGIVMQLALSTGGILAMVAAATLLNLISVKPRRQPVTNSAGPRENQSKMMSLPAGP, encoded by the coding sequence TCACTGGTTGGCGCGCTGCCCGAGCTGAAGGCGCAGGGCCGCGACCTCCGCATCGATGCCTGCCGCGGCATCGCGCTGTGGTGCATCTTCCTCGATCACATCCCCCACAACGTCGCGAGCTGGCTGACCTTCCGCAACTACGGCTTTTCCGATGCCGCCGAGGTCTTCATGTTCCTCTCGGGCGTCACCTGCGCGCTGGCGTATGGCGGGGCCTTGTGCAGCGAGGGCTGGCCCGGCGTGATCGGCCGGACGCTGCGGCGAAGCTGGGACATCTATGTCGCCTTCCTGCTGCTCACGATCGCCAGCGCCATCATGGTTTACCTCGCCGGCGGCGGCGATCATGCGGATGCGAGCAACACGCGCATCCTCTTCGACCAGCCGGGCCCGACGCTGGCGCGCGCGGCGATCCTGCTCTATCGCCCGGTCAACGCCGATGTGCTGCCGATCTTCGTGCTGCTTCATCTGTTGTTCGCGCCGCTGTTGTGGCTGCTGCTGCGCTGGCCGAACGCGACACTTGGCGCCTCCTTCGCGCTTTATGTCCTGGTGCATCTTTTCGGCTGGGCGGTGCCGGCATGGCCGGCCAACCACTGGGCCTTCAACCCGCTCGCCTGGCAATTGCTGGTGGTGCTCGGCGCGTGGTGGATCGTCACGGGCAAGCAGGCCCGGTCATGGGCGACGTCGCGCCCGGTGCTCATTGTTGCCGCCCTCTATCTGCTCTTCAGTCTGGTCATCGCCCTCGGGTGGCGCGTCGCAACGCTGCACGCGCTGATCCCGCAGCCGCTGGCGGGTCTGTTCCATCCCCTCGACAAGTCGAACCTCGATCCCCGGCGGTTGCTGCATTTTTTGGCGATCGTGGTGCTTGCGGAATCCTTGGTGCCGCGGGATTGGCAGGGGCTGAAGTCGCCAGTGATGCGCGGCGCGATCCGCTGCGGCCAGAACTCGCTGCCGATCTATTGCATCGGCGTTCTCATGGCGTGCGCCAGCCACATGGCGCTGGTCTCGATCTCGAGCGGGATCGTGATGCAGCTCGCGCTGAGCACCGGTGGCATCCTGGCGATGGTCGCGGCGGCAACGCTGTTGAACCTGATCAGCGTCAAGCCCCGGCGGCAGCCGGTAACAAACAGCGCGGGCCCACGCGAAAACCAGTCAAAGATGATGTCGCTGCCCGCCGGTCCATGA
- the ruvA gene encoding Holliday junction branch migration protein RuvA: MIGKLKGLIDAYGEDFVILDVGGVGYQVHCSARTLQGLPAPGEAAVLSIETYVREDQIKLFGFKSDVEREWFRLLQTVQGVGAKVALAVLGTLPPAELANAIALRDKAAVSRTPGVGPKVAERIVTELKDKAPAFADVDPAVVHLSGALDEHRAPRPVSDAISALVNLGYGQPQAAAAIAAAARNAGDGAETAQLIRLGLKELAK; this comes from the coding sequence ATGATCGGCAAGCTGAAGGGCCTGATCGATGCCTACGGCGAGGACTTCGTCATCCTCGATGTCGGCGGCGTCGGCTACCAGGTGCATTGCTCGGCGCGCACGCTGCAGGGGCTGCCCGCGCCGGGCGAGGCCGCGGTGCTGTCGATCGAGACCTACGTGCGCGAGGATCAGATCAAGCTGTTCGGTTTCAAGAGCGACGTCGAGCGCGAATGGTTTCGCCTGTTGCAGACCGTGCAGGGCGTCGGCGCCAAGGTGGCGCTGGCCGTGCTCGGCACGCTGCCGCCGGCCGAGCTTGCGAATGCGATCGCGCTGCGCGACAAGGCGGCGGTTTCGCGCACGCCCGGCGTCGGGCCGAAGGTCGCCGAGCGCATCGTCACCGAATTGAAAGACAAGGCGCCGGCCTTCGCCGATGTCGATCCCGCCGTGGTCCATCTGTCCGGCGCGCTCGACGAGCATCGTGCGCCGCGGCCGGTCAGCGACGCGATCTCGGCGCTGGTCAATCTCGGCTATGGCCAGCCGCAGGCGGCGGCCGCGATCGCGGCTGCCGCGCGCAACGCCGGTGATGGGGCCGAGACCGCGCAGCTCATCCGGCTCGGTCTGAAGGAGCTTGCGAAGTGA
- a CDS encoding TIGR00282 family metallophosphoesterase → MRILFVGDVVGRSGRTAISQYLPGMVRDWSLDLVVVNGENAAGGFGITESVYQELLDAGADAVTLGNHAWDQREALVFIERAPRLIRPANFPRGTPGRGAALIEAKRGQRALVVNAMGRVFMTPFDDPFAAVGNELDACPLREAADAIVVDFHCEATSEKQGIGFFCDGRASLVVGTHTHVPTADHQILPGGTAYMTDAGMTGDYESIIGMQKEEPLRRFITGIPSGRWEPALGPATLSGVAVETDDRSGLALRVAPVRVGGRLAPALPGFWAG, encoded by the coding sequence TTGCGTATTCTGTTCGTTGGCGATGTCGTCGGCCGCTCGGGCCGCACCGCCATTTCCCAGTACCTGCCGGGCATGGTCCGCGACTGGTCGCTCGATCTCGTCGTCGTCAATGGCGAGAATGCGGCCGGCGGCTTCGGCATCACGGAATCCGTCTATCAGGAGTTGCTCGATGCCGGCGCCGATGCCGTCACGCTCGGCAACCACGCCTGGGACCAGCGCGAGGCGCTGGTGTTCATCGAGCGGGCGCCAAGGCTGATCCGCCCTGCGAATTTTCCGCGCGGCACGCCGGGCCGCGGCGCGGCGCTGATCGAGGCCAAGAGGGGGCAGCGCGCGCTCGTGGTCAACGCGATGGGTCGCGTGTTCATGACGCCGTTCGACGATCCCTTTGCCGCCGTCGGCAACGAGCTCGACGCCTGTCCGCTGCGCGAGGCTGCGGACGCCATCGTCGTCGACTTCCATTGCGAGGCGACCAGCGAGAAGCAGGGGATTGGCTTTTTTTGCGACGGCCGCGCCAGCCTGGTGGTCGGCACGCATACGCACGTGCCGACCGCCGATCACCAGATCCTGCCCGGCGGCACCGCCTACATGACCGACGCCGGCATGACCGGCGATTATGAATCGATCATCGGCATGCAGAAGGAGGAACCGCTGCGGCGCTTCATCACCGGCATTCCCTCCGGCCGCTGGGAGCCGGCGCTGGGGCCGGCGACGCTCTCGGGCGTCGCGGTCGAGACCGATGATCGAAGCGGGCTTGCGCTGCGCGTCGCGCCGGTGCGTGTCGGCGGCAGGCTCGCGCCGGCGCTGCCGGGGTTTTGGGCGGGTTAG
- the ruvC gene encoding crossover junction endodeoxyribonuclease RuvC, with product MTPQPIRKSLRIIGIDPGLRRTGWGVIEVEGNRLGFVGCGSVEPPDDRPLASRLLAIHEGLAAVLGNFKPEEAAVEQTFVNKDGVATLKLGQARGVAMLAPAMFGIAVSEYAPNLVKKTVVGAGHADKHQIAVMLKILLPKAEPPSRDAADALAIAITHAHHRQSAALLKKMVGA from the coding sequence ATGACACCCCAGCCGATTCGCAAGTCCCTCCGCATCATCGGCATCGATCCCGGCCTGCGCCGCACCGGCTGGGGCGTGATCGAGGTCGAGGGCAATCGCCTGGGCTTTGTCGGCTGCGGCTCGGTGGAACCGCCGGACGACCGGCCGCTGGCGAGCCGTCTGCTCGCGATCCATGAGGGACTTGCCGCCGTGCTCGGCAACTTCAAGCCCGAAGAAGCCGCGGTCGAGCAGACCTTCGTCAACAAGGACGGCGTCGCGACGCTCAAGCTCGGCCAGGCCCGCGGGGTTGCCATGCTGGCGCCGGCAATGTTCGGCATCGCGGTGTCGGAATATGCGCCGAACCTGGTGAAGAAGACCGTGGTCGGCGCCGGCCATGCCGACAAGCACCAGATCGCGGTGATGCTGAAGATCCTGCTGCCGAAGGCCGAGCCGCCGTCGCGCGATGCGGCGGATGCGCTCGCGATCGCCATCACGCACGCGCATCACCGCCAGAGCGCCGCGCTGCTGAAGAAGATGGTGGGCGCATGA
- a CDS encoding methyl-accepting chemotaxis protein produces the protein MNAHPADFKPVAVAPTASEQLVSKLSNQIGGLGVELADVAGNLRDVAQRVADQSERFSDLRRTAETMVAANRDIAGASQAVQGATSAAVGEITQSRAVVDTAVKHIAELVAAVGRIEQRLGAVGTALTEVAKVSGSIEAIAKQTNLLALNATIEAARAGAAGRGFAVVANEVKALAEATRHATQQIGNTVRDLDGQVGSLIGESSDAAQRAKNAGEGAGQIQRIIVHVEQGFASVGREIDGVAKAATSNLAHCDSVIEALGNLAAGVDLSSSELKAADQRVARLLETSEALIAEIAGSGIETADAPLIRTVIEAAKRISARFEEAVERGEISLAQLMDENYREISGTNPKQYLTDYVAFTDRVLPEIQDPLQKSDPRIVFCVAWAKGGYLPTHNPNYRLPQGPDPVWNNANCRNRRLFNDRAVKKVAASTRPFLLQTYRRDMGGGQFVLMKDLSSPITVKGRRWGAFRMGFRQG, from the coding sequence GTGAACGCGCACCCCGCCGATTTCAAGCCGGTCGCCGTCGCGCCCACGGCGAGCGAGCAGCTCGTCTCCAAACTCTCCAACCAGATCGGCGGCCTCGGCGTCGAGCTCGCCGACGTCGCCGGCAATCTGCGGGACGTGGCGCAGCGCGTGGCCGACCAGTCGGAGCGCTTCAGCGATCTGCGCCGCACCGCCGAGACCATGGTCGCCGCCAACCGCGACATCGCCGGCGCCTCGCAGGCCGTGCAGGGCGCGACCTCGGCCGCGGTCGGCGAAATCACGCAATCGCGCGCGGTGGTGGACACTGCGGTCAAGCACATCGCCGAGCTCGTGGCCGCCGTCGGCCGCATCGAGCAGCGGCTGGGCGCGGTCGGCACAGCGCTCACCGAGGTCGCAAAAGTCTCCGGCTCGATCGAGGCGATCGCGAAACAGACCAACCTGCTCGCGCTCAACGCCACCATCGAGGCGGCGCGCGCGGGCGCGGCCGGACGGGGCTTTGCCGTCGTCGCCAACGAGGTGAAGGCGCTCGCCGAGGCGACGCGCCATGCCACGCAGCAGATCGGCAATACCGTGCGCGACCTCGACGGCCAGGTCGGCAGCCTGATCGGCGAGAGCAGCGACGCCGCGCAGCGCGCCAAGAACGCCGGCGAAGGCGCAGGCCAGATCCAGCGCATCATCGTCCACGTCGAGCAGGGCTTCGCCTCCGTGGGACGCGAGATCGACGGCGTCGCGAAGGCAGCGACCTCCAACCTCGCCCATTGCGACAGCGTGATCGAGGCGCTCGGCAATCTCGCCGCAGGCGTCGATCTCTCCTCGAGCGAGCTGAAAGCCGCCGACCAGCGGGTCGCCAGGCTGCTCGAAACCTCCGAAGCGCTGATCGCCGAGATCGCGGGCAGCGGCATCGAGACCGCGGACGCGCCGCTGATCCGCACCGTGATCGAGGCCGCCAAACGCATCTCGGCGCGCTTCGAGGAAGCGGTCGAGCGCGGCGAGATCAGCCTCGCGCAATTGATGGACGAGAACTACCGCGAGATATCAGGCACCAATCCCAAGCAATATCTCACCGACTACGTCGCCTTCACCGACCGCGTGCTGCCCGAGATCCAGGACCCGCTGCAGAAATCCGATCCGCGCATCGTGTTCTGCGTCGCCTGGGCCAAGGGCGGCTACCTCCCGACGCACAATCCGAACTACCGCCTGCCGCAGGGCCCCGACCCGGTCTGGAACAATGCCAACTGCCGCAACCGGCGGCTGTTCAATGATCGCGCGGTGAAGAAGGTCGCCGCCAGCACAAGGCCCTTCCTGCTGCAGACCTACCGGCGCGACATGGGCGGCGGCCAGTTCGTGCTGATGAAGGACCTTTCCTCGCCGATCACGGTCAAGGGCCGCCGCTGGGGCGCCTTCCGCATGGGCTTCCGGCAGGGCTGA
- a CDS encoding YebC/PmpR family DNA-binding transcriptional regulator produces MAGHSQFKNIMHRKGRQDAQKSKLFGKLAREITVAAKLGTPDPAMNPRLRAAVVAARQENMPKDNIERAIKKALGGEGENYDEIRYEGYGPGGVAVIVEALTDNRNRAASDIRSFFTKAGGNLGETGSVSFMFDRTGIIEYDAGVASADAMLDAAIDAGADDVISSEAGHEIYASQESLREVAKALEAKFGEPRKAALTWKPQNTVAVDDETGEKLLKLMDMLNDHDDVQNVFANFEISDALVAKMGG; encoded by the coding sequence ATGGCCGGCCATTCCCAATTCAAGAACATCATGCACCGCAAGGGGCGGCAGGATGCCCAGAAATCGAAGCTTTTCGGCAAGCTCGCGCGGGAAATCACGGTCGCTGCCAAGCTCGGGACGCCCGATCCGGCGATGAATCCCCGCCTGCGTGCGGCGGTGGTCGCCGCAAGGCAGGAGAACATGCCGAAGGACAATATCGAGCGCGCAATCAAGAAGGCGCTCGGCGGTGAGGGCGAGAACTATGACGAGATCCGTTACGAGGGCTATGGCCCCGGCGGCGTCGCCGTCATCGTCGAGGCCTTGACCGACAACCGCAACCGCGCCGCCTCCGATATCCGCTCCTTCTTCACCAAGGCCGGCGGCAATCTCGGCGAAACCGGCTCGGTTTCCTTCATGTTCGACCGCACCGGCATCATCGAATATGACGCCGGCGTCGCCTCCGCCGACGCCATGCTGGATGCCGCGATCGATGCCGGCGCCGACGACGTGATCTCGAGCGAAGCGGGCCACGAGATCTACGCCTCGCAGGAGAGCCTTCGCGAGGTGGCGAAGGCGCTGGAGGCGAAATTCGGCGAGCCGCGCAAGGCGGCGCTGACCTGGAAGCCGCAGAACACGGTCGCGGTCGACGACGAGACCGGCGAGAAGCTGTTGAAGCTGATGGACATGCTCAACGATCACGACGACGTGCAGAACGTGTTCGCCAATTTCGAGATTTCCGACGCGCTCGTCGCCAAGATGGGCGGCTGA
- a CDS encoding methyl-accepting chemotaxis protein codes for MAFGLFRKRLPEPPAPALAHEAAKPVAVAEAPAPGDAAREILELLELELGAMIRQLERAANSVAGGAEATAATLATIRQRTDALTGRASDAQSTASSFSQAAEKFTHSAEGIGAQVRDAGKLADQASAAAQEARRTVDRLRESSAAIGNVVNLIAQIAKQTTLLALNSTIEAARAGEAGRGFAVVASEVKALAVQTRNATEEITRKIDALQKDAAGSADAMDRISQAIEAIRPVFANVNSAVAEQNATTGEMSTNAATASSFIVSVGTSAGEIDSATKEAEAHGESVANAGKAVTGFAQKLKARCAVLLRRGEANHGHKEQKLPCSLKIEITTARGMINAPVYEISSTGVLIGGADADRLVSGERLEASLEGVGACRIRIGERAKAGAQAFFERLDAAAREKIEDKLWAIHDENAEFVARAMEAGVALTKLFEDAVARGAVSLEDLFDTDYVAIEGTDPVQYRTGFLDWADRALPALQEAFQAKDPRMAFCAMVDRNGYLPVHNKIYSHPQRPGDVAWNTANSRNRRIFNDPAGLAAATNQRTYLIQSYARDMGGGKTVMMREIDVPIRVQGRHWGGFRTAYRL; via the coding sequence ATGGCATTCGGCCTGTTTCGAAAACGGCTGCCCGAACCGCCCGCGCCTGCGCTTGCGCATGAGGCGGCAAAGCCCGTTGCCGTGGCCGAAGCCCCCGCGCCGGGCGACGCCGCCAGGGAGATCCTGGAACTCCTCGAACTCGAGCTCGGGGCGATGATCCGCCAGCTCGAGCGGGCCGCGAATTCCGTGGCGGGCGGGGCCGAGGCCACCGCCGCGACCCTTGCCACCATCCGCCAGCGCACCGACGCGCTCACCGGGCGCGCCAGCGATGCGCAAAGCACCGCCTCAAGCTTCTCGCAGGCCGCCGAGAAATTCACCCATTCGGCCGAGGGAATCGGGGCCCAGGTCCGCGACGCCGGCAAGCTCGCCGACCAGGCGAGCGCCGCCGCGCAGGAAGCCCGCCGCACCGTCGACCGCCTGCGCGAATCCTCGGCCGCGATCGGCAATGTCGTCAACCTGATCGCCCAGATCGCCAAGCAGACCACCCTGCTGGCGCTCAACTCCACCATCGAAGCCGCGCGCGCCGGCGAAGCGGGACGCGGCTTTGCCGTGGTCGCCTCCGAGGTCAAGGCGCTGGCGGTGCAGACCCGGAACGCGACCGAAGAGATCACCAGGAAGATCGACGCGCTGCAGAAGGATGCGGCGGGCTCGGCGGATGCCATGGACCGCATCTCGCAGGCGATCGAGGCGATCCGCCCGGTGTTCGCCAACGTCAACAGCGCCGTCGCCGAGCAGAACGCCACCACTGGCGAGATGTCGACCAATGCGGCCACCGCATCGAGCTTCATCGTTTCGGTCGGCACCAGTGCCGGCGAGATCGATTCCGCGACCAAGGAGGCCGAGGCGCATGGCGAGAGCGTCGCCAATGCCGGCAAGGCCGTCACCGGCTTTGCGCAGAAATTGAAGGCGCGCTGCGCGGTGCTGCTGCGCCGCGGCGAGGCCAACCACGGCCACAAGGAGCAGAAGCTGCCCTGCAGCCTCAAGATCGAGATCACGACTGCGCGCGGCATGATCAACGCGCCGGTCTACGAGATTTCGAGCACGGGCGTCCTGATCGGCGGCGCCGACGCCGACCGGCTCGTTTCAGGCGAACGCCTTGAGGCGAGCCTTGAGGGCGTCGGCGCCTGCCGCATCCGCATCGGCGAGCGGGCGAAAGCGGGCGCGCAGGCGTTCTTCGAGCGGCTCGATGCGGCCGCGCGCGAGAAGATCGAAGACAAATTGTGGGCGATCCACGACGAGAACGCCGAATTCGTCGCGCGCGCCATGGAAGCCGGCGTCGCGCTGACAAAACTGTTCGAGGACGCGGTCGCGCGCGGTGCGGTCTCGCTGGAAGACCTGTTCGACACCGACTATGTCGCGATCGAAGGCACCGACCCCGTGCAATACCGCACCGGGTTTCTCGACTGGGCCGACCGCGCGCTCCCGGCACTCCAGGAAGCCTTCCAGGCGAAAGATCCGCGCATGGCGTTCTGCGCGATGGTCGACCGCAACGGCTATCTGCCGGTGCACAACAAGATCTACTCGCATCCGCAGCGCCCGGGCGACGTCGCCTGGAACACCGCCAACAGCCGCAACCGCCGCATCTTCAACGATCCGGCCGGCCTTGCCGCCGCCACCAACCAGCGCACCTACCTGATCCAGAGCTACGCCCGCGACATGGGCGGCGGCAAGACGGTAATGATGCGCGAGATCGACGTCCCGATCCGCGTCCAGGGCCGGCACTGGGGCGGTTTCCGCACCGCCTACCGGCTGTGA
- a CDS encoding 5-formyltetrahydrofolate cyclo-ligase — protein MSASKSKAELRAAALAAREALSEEARVAAAAAIASRGLPFAITPGAIISGYSPIRSEFDPTPLMRKLAGQGARLALPVVTARGKSLVFRLWSPNDRLMLGPLGIPEPSPAAAEVIPDIMLVPLAAFDRAGHRIGYGAGHYDYTFAHLRKAKAVMGIGLGFAAQEIRAIPALPHDVALDYVLTEKRVFDFRKD, from the coding sequence ATGTCCGCGAGCAAATCCAAGGCCGAGCTCCGTGCGGCAGCGCTTGCGGCGCGCGAAGCGTTGAGCGAGGAGGCGCGCGTGGCGGCCGCTGCCGCGATCGCCAGCCGCGGCCTGCCGTTTGCGATCACGCCGGGCGCGATCATCTCCGGCTATTCGCCGATCCGCAGCGAGTTCGATCCGACGCCCCTGATGCGCAAGCTCGCCGGGCAAGGTGCAAGGCTCGCGCTGCCGGTGGTCACCGCGCGCGGCAAGTCGCTGGTGTTTCGTCTGTGGTCGCCGAACGACCGCCTGATGCTCGGCCCGCTCGGCATTCCGGAGCCGTCGCCGGCGGCGGCCGAGGTGATCCCCGACATCATGCTGGTGCCGCTCGCGGCCTTCGACCGCGCCGGCCACCGCATCGGCTACGGCGCCGGCCATTACGACTATACGTTTGCGCATCTGCGGAAAGCCAAGGCCGTGATGGGCATCGGGCTTGGCTTCGCCGCGCAGGAGATCAGGGCGATCCCGGCATTGCCGCACGACGTGGCGCTGGATTATGTGCTAACGGAAAAGCGCGTGTTCGATTTCCGAAAGGACTAG
- a CDS encoding alpha/beta fold hydrolase, giving the protein MLRFLVIALLLVTSPALAQTAWPNQREGDVVLKDFGFASGERLSELKMHYMTLGSERRNAAGDIVNGVLLIHGTAGTSKTWLQPTLANELFARGAPLDAEKFFIVIPDGVGRGGSSKPSDGLRMKFPHYRYVDMVTATHRLLTENLGVKHLRLVLGTSMGGMQTWMWGEMHPDFMDGLVPIASQPIAISGRNWLYRRIGIEAIRNDPDWNNGNYDKNPTHYVYVAPLGTLMAGSVINFQQVAPSREAADALYRQMVEQATRLDANDQLYGAEAVMDYDPSKDLEKIKARLLAINFADDEVNPPELGVTEREIRRIADARLVLIPANENTRGHFTYFLATLWKQHLADFMNELPPPM; this is encoded by the coding sequence ATGCTTCGATTTCTCGTCATCGCACTCCTTCTCGTCACCTCGCCCGCGCTGGCACAGACCGCCTGGCCCAACCAGCGCGAGGGCGACGTCGTGCTGAAGGATTTCGGCTTCGCCTCGGGCGAGCGGCTTTCCGAGCTGAAGATGCATTACATGACGCTCGGCAGCGAAAGGCGCAACGCAGCCGGCGACATCGTCAACGGCGTGCTGCTGATCCACGGCACCGCCGGCACATCGAAAACCTGGCTGCAGCCGACGCTCGCCAACGAGCTGTTCGCGCGCGGGGCTCCGCTCGACGCCGAAAAGTTCTTCATCGTCATCCCCGACGGCGTCGGCCGCGGCGGGTCGTCGAAGCCGAGCGACGGCTTGCGGATGAAGTTTCCGCACTACCGCTACGTCGACATGGTCACCGCGACCCACCGCCTCCTGACCGAGAACCTCGGCGTCAAGCATCTGCGGCTCGTGCTCGGCACCTCGATGGGCGGGATGCAGACCTGGATGTGGGGCGAGATGCATCCCGATTTCATGGATGGCCTGGTGCCGATCGCGAGCCAGCCGATCGCGATCAGCGGCCGCAACTGGCTGTATCGGCGCATTGGCATCGAGGCGATCAGGAACGATCCCGACTGGAACAACGGCAATTACGACAAGAACCCGACGCATTACGTTTATGTCGCACCGCTCGGGACGCTGATGGCGGGAAGCGTGATCAACTTCCAGCAGGTCGCCCCCAGCCGCGAGGCCGCGGATGCGCTCTACCGGCAGATGGTCGAGCAGGCGACCAGGCTCGACGCCAACGACCAGCTTTACGGCGCCGAGGCCGTGATGGATTACGACCCCTCGAAGGATCTCGAGAAGATCAAGGCCAGGCTGCTCGCAATCAACTTCGCCGACGACGAGGTCAACCCGCCCGAGCTCGGCGTGACCGAGCGCGAGATCAGGCGCATTGCCGACGCGCGCCTCGTGCTCATTCCGGCAAACGAGAACACGCGCGGCCACTTCACCTATTTTCTCGCGACCTTGTGGAAGCAGCACCTCGCGGACTTCATGAACGAGCTGCCGCCGCCGATGTAG